One Chanodichthys erythropterus isolate Z2021 chromosome 22, ASM2448905v1, whole genome shotgun sequence DNA window includes the following coding sequences:
- the LOC137012950 gene encoding vitelline membrane outer layer protein 1-like, protein MHHFISIAFSLLAIIGMHVSVQSPGRRFERSINRYPRSSVLPCFPNCMSVSNGMDWGYWRFTDRCPSRTYAAGFSLKVEYLSSGIWDDNTALNGIRLHCVSSESSSLNPHEHYYSIQSDVGSWGQWTDIKWCPSGFLKAFQLRVEPSQGVDDDTAVNNIRFRCSDGSYLMGGGTSWGSWGDWSEMCERRGICSIVTRVEEPQGWGDDTALNDVKMECCE, encoded by the exons ATGCATCACTTCATTTCCATTGCATTTTCACTGCTAGCCATTATTGGGATGCATGTGAGTGTTCAGTCCCCCGGAAGACGTTTTGAGCGGAGCATCAATCGATATCCCAGATCATCCGTGCTGCCATGCTTTCCAAACTGCATGAGTGTGTCTAATGGAATGGATTGGGGGTACTGGAGGTTTACTGACAGGTGTCCATCTAGAACGTACGCCGCAGGATTTAGTCTGAAG gTGGAATATTTATCGAGTGGTATTTGGGATGATAACACAGCACTCAATGGGATTCGCCTTCACTGTGTCTCCAGTGAATCAAGCTCATTGAACCCACATGAGCACTACTACTCCATTCAGTCAGATGTAGGAAG CTGGGGTCAGTGGACAGACATCAAATGGTGTCCTTCTGGATTTTTAAAAGCTTTCCAGCTGAGAGTAGAACCTTCCCAAGGAGTTGATGATGATACAGCCGTAAACAACATCAG ATTCAGATGCAGTGACGGTTCTTATCTGATGGGTGGCGGTACATCCTGGGGCAGTTGGGGTGACTGGAGTGAAATGTGTGAGAGAAGAGGAATCTGTAGTATCGTGACACGGGTAGAAGAGCCACAGGGATGGGGAGATGACACCGCTCTCAATGACGTGAAAATGGAATGCTGTGAATAA